From a region of the Salarias fasciatus chromosome 6, fSalaFa1.1, whole genome shotgun sequence genome:
- the LOC115389533 gene encoding NACHT, LRR and PYD domains-containing protein 3-like — protein MRSLRLFKRSKMSSPRDVLLGILEDLLDEDFKRFKFHLCHKGDFEGFKPIPKSRLETLDRLDTVDKMLDTYSLCTLAVTKMVLEKMNMMGIWEKHWKNNSEPGGNDGPREVLLSVISKRCQEALKSKLKKKFQCVSEGVAKAGKSTLLNEIHTELHITEGGTAEVNQEHEVRQIEAAPRTADGEETSIRPEDIFTGTPDRSQPIRTVLTKGVAGIGKTVLTQKFTLDWAEDKANQDIHFIFPFTFRQLNVLKEKKFSLVGLVHHLFKETKEAGICIFEDVQVIFILDGLDECRLHLDFHQTDFLTDVTESSCVDVLLTSLISGELLPSARLWITTRPAAANQIPADCVDRVTEVRGFTDPQKEEYFRRRFSEREQASRIISHIKTSRSLHIMCHIPVFCWITATVLEKVLKNREGGELPKTLTEMYIHHLVVQAKVKKVKYDGGAATDDTWSPDSREMTESLGKLAFEQLQKGNMIFYKSDLADCGIDLRAASKYSGMFTQIFKEESGLYQDMVFCFIHLSIQEFLAALHVHQTFINSGINLLEEKQTIRFLKVMKKPKLHHLHQRAVDEALKSPNGHLDLFLRFLLGLSLETNQSLLRDLLTQTGSSSQTNQETVEYIKKKLRKSMTAERSINLFHCLNELNDGSLVEEIQQSLRSGRLSTDKLSPAQWSALVFILLSSEEDLKEFDLKKYSASEESLLRLLPVVKASNKALLSCCGLSERSCRALSSVLSSPSSSLTHLDLSNNDLQDSGVTLLSRGLESPHCKLEALSLSGCLVSEKGCASLVSALTSKSSLLRELDLSYNHPGDSGVKLLSAVVEDPHCKLKTLRVDHGGEQRLKPGLRKYSCQLQLESNSMSRKLKLSNNNRKVTYVEEVQPYPDHPDRFDYWIPQMLCGNVLRDRCYWEVEWSGGVEISVSYGGIRRKGGREECLFGRNHQSWSLHWYSECFCVRHNNKETFTPSSFPHFFSFSDKAGVYVDCPAGSLSFFRVSSDSLIHLYTFNTTFTEPLMAGFTFWLPGSSVSLCPLQDE, from the exons ATGAGATCACTCAGACTCTTCAAGAGGTCAAAGATGAGCTCACCGAGAGATGTCCTCCTGGGAATTCTGGAAGACTTGTTAGATGAAGACTTTAAAAGGTTCAAGTTTCATTTGTGTCATAAAGGGGACTTTGAAGGGTTCAAACCAATCCCAAAGAGCAGACTTGAGACATTGGACAGGCTGGACACAGTGGACAAAATGCTCGACACCTACAGCCTTTGCACTCTTGCAGTCACTAAAATGGTTTTAGAGAAAATGAATATGATGGGTATATGggagaaacactggaaaaacaaCTCAGAACCTGGAG gGAATGACGGTCCTCGAGAAGTTCTATTGTCAGTGATATCTAAGAGGTGTCAAGAAGCACTCAAGTCCAAACTGAAGAAGAAGTTCCAGTGTGTATCTGAGGGAGTCGCTAAAGCAGGAAAGTCCACCCTCCTGAACGAGATccacacagagctccacatcacagagggggggactgcagaggtcaatcaggaacatgaggtcagacagatcgAAGCAGCACCCAGGACAGCAGACGGAGAAGAAACAAGCATTAGACCAGAAGACATCTTTACAGGTACTCCAGAcagatctcaaccaatcagaacagtgctgacaaaaggagtggctggcattgggaaaacagtcctgacacagaagttcactctggactgggctgaagacaaagccaaccaggacatccacttcatatttccattcaccttcagacagctgaatgtgctgaaggagaagaagttcagtttggtgggacttgttcatcacttatttaaagaaaccaaagaagcaggaatctgcatATTTGAAGATGTGCAGGTGATCTTTatcttggacggtctggatgagtgtcgactccatCTGGACTTCCACCAGACTGACTTCCTGACTGATGTTACAGAATCCTCATgtgtggatgttctgctgacaagcCTCATCAGCGGggaactgcttccctctgctcgcctctggatcaccacacgaccggcagcagccaatcagatccctgctgactgtgtggacagggtgacagaggtccgagggttcaccgacccccagaaggaggagtacttcaggaggaggttcagtgagcgggagcaggccagcaggatcatctcccacatcaagacctcccgaagcctccacatcatgtgccacatcccggtcttctgctggatcactgctacagttctggagaaggtgttgaagaacagagagggaggagagctgcccaagaccctgactgagatgtacatccaccacctggtggtccaggccaaagtcaagaaggtcaagtatgatggaggagctgccacagatgaCACCTGGAGTCCAGACAGCAGGGAAATGActgagtctctgggaaaactggcttttgagcagctgcagaaaggaaacatgATCTTCTATAAATCTGACCTGGCAGACTGTGGCATtgatctcagagcagcctcaaagtactcaggaatgttcacacagatctttaaagaggagagcggcctgtaccaggacatggtgttctgcttcatccatctcagcattcaggagtttctggctgctcttcatgtccatcagaccttcatcaactctggaatcaacctgctggaagagaaacaaaccATTAGGTTTTTAAAAGTGATGAAGAAACCTaaactccaccatctccatcagagagcagtggacgaggccttgaagagtccaaacggacacctggacttgttcctccgcttcctcctgggtctttcactggagaccaatcagagtctcctgcgagatctgctgacacagacaggaagtagctcacagaccaatcaggaaacagttgAGTATATTAAGAAGAAACTGCGTAAGAGTatgactgcagagagaagcatcaatctgttccactgtctgaatgaactgaatgatggttctctggtggaggagatccaacagtccctgagatcaggacgTCTTTCTACAGAcaaactgtctcctgctcagtggtcagctctggtcttcatcttactgtcgtcggaagaagatctgaaggagtttgacctgaagaaatactctgcttcagaagAGTCTCTTCTGAGgttgctgccagtggtcaaagcctccaacaaagctct gttgagctgctgtggtctgtcagagagaagctgtagagctctgtcctcagttctcagctctccgtcctccagtctgacacatctggacctgagcaacaacgacctgcaggactctggagtGACGCTTCTGTCTCGTGGGCTGGAGAGTCCTCattgtaaactggaagctctcag TCTTTCAGGTTGTCTGGTCTCAGAAAAAGGCTGTGCatctctggtctcagctctgacctCCAAGTCCTCCCTTCTACGAGAGCTGGACTTGAGTTACAACCATCCgggagactcaggagtgaagttGCTTTCGGCTgtagtggaggatccacactgcaaACTGAAGACTCTCAG ggtggaccatggtggagagcagaggctcaaacctggtctgaggaagt attccTGTCAGCTTCAACTGGAATcaaactcaatgagcagaaaactcaaactgtccaacaacaacaggaaagtGACATATGTGGAGGAAGTGCagccgtatcctgatcatccagacagatttgattATTGGATTCCTCAGATGCTGTGTGGAAATGTTCTGAGAGATCGgtgttactgggaggtcgagtggagcggaggTGTTGAAATATCAGTCAGTTACGGAGGAATTAGAAGGAAAGGAGGCCGTGAGGAGTGTTTGTTTGGAAGAAATCACCAGTCCTGGAGTCTGCATTGGTATAGTGAATGTTTCTGTGTCAggcacaacaacaaagaaacattcaccccctcctccttccctcacttcttctccttctctgaTAAAGCAggagtgtatgtggactgtcctgcaggctctctgtccttcttcagagtctcctctgactctctgatccacctctacaccttcaacaccacattcactgaACCTCTGATGGCTGGGTTTACATTCTGGCTCCCTGGTTCAtctgtgagtctgtgtcctctacAGGACGAATga